The following DNA comes from Mugil cephalus isolate CIBA_MC_2020 chromosome 6, CIBA_Mcephalus_1.1, whole genome shotgun sequence.
acttacctgGCCACAACTAAATTCACTTACCAGCAACTCTAAAGGACACAAGTTGGCATGGTACAGCTGATTTTATTATTCCACACAAAAGCAGTGTAGTGTTTGCTGCACTACAATTTGCTGTACTATTTCATGGCTGACACGTTGCACTTCCTTGAGTCAGCTCCTCAGTAAAATACTATCCAGCACATAACACCCTCATAAGTTTATGCAATGTGTTATTTGGTGAGCTTTAGAGGAGCTAATAGGAACACTGTGTTATTAAGTTTCCATACACTGGACTCAAACATCTCACATCTGAAAGCAggcaaatttgtgtatttccCTCAGAAAGCCAGGACTGACATCCTCCTGAGTGAACAATAAAGATTGTATTTAATAATGTGCATGAGAGGAATGTGAGAGTCTTCAGCAGTTAGACCCATTAGTGACATCGTTATATTTGAGGTGAACAAGCTAAGACTGTCAAGAGCAAGTTTGGTGATGACAAGGAGATGTGGAGCTGGAGATGTGGAAGAGATGAGGAGTGGACTCAATGAGTTATACCTGGATATGAAGGCTGGAGATGAGCATCTTCAAGCTGAAATGACAGCTCACAGCAGCAGATGAGAGCGTAAATAAAGtttgacagcaaaaaaaaaaaagaaaagaaaaagaaagaaaatggaactggaaaactgaaacaaactcaACACTTGTATTTTTTCATCGTCTTGTTGTAAATGAAAGCATGTATCGACTGCCCTGACACTGCACCTAAATATCATCCAGCAAAAATTAATTTAGCCTCCTACTTTCTCAAGTTTATTCGAGCTTATGAAGGTGGCGTGTGCAGGCTCTCTGCGGGAATGTGATGCAAATCAAAGAGCTGGGAGATGAAAGGCGATGCTCTGTACCCAGAGGACACTGTGGTCCTTACAGGGCTGAATCAACATAGGCTGATTTAAATCCAATGGCCTTAGGCCTGCGAGATCACAGGCAAAGATCAGAGAGATGGGTCTCATTTCCCCTCAGTCCAACTCATGATACATCCTCTTTCCATACAGTAGCAACAGTCCAGCTCTGCCAGTGTTTTGTTCTCTTCCATTCACAAGCCAAAGATGCAGGAGCCAAGCTTGGATGTTTCTATTTAGTTATACGATGTGggtggaaagaaaagagaaaaaaatatgatgtaGGTGGACTATGAAGTCTCTGATAGACACACACAGTACCAACCTACATACTACCTCTCTGTTTCTCACCATTGAGCttggaagtgaagcagaaagcATCGTAGCGCTCGTCCTCCTTGTGGCGGTAGCCATAGTTACGAACTCCAGCCGGAGAGTCCTTACGGCCGCACTGGTCTCTGGGATGAGAGATAGGGTACTGGACTGATCCGTCCTCCAGCCACCCAGCATTACACCAGTCCAGTCCATCCAGCCAGGCCTGTTGCAGGAGATAATGTTGGTTAGTGGGTCACGCTGGAGGATTAGAGACATTCTTTAAGGAGAAAGAATTTAGTTTACCTCTTGTGGCATAACTCCATTACTCTTGAATTTATTGCACTTAGCTTTTTATGTTGGGAGGATGGATCTGCAGTAAAACCTCTGGACTGGTCACATGCATATTCTTAATTTCAGATTTAACTGCTGCTCAATAAAGTTTATGATTGAGGACTAACGCCATTAAGTGAATTGTTCTAACCAAAAGAGTGGCTATATAAATAGCTGTTCTAAGAAACGTGAGGTTCAAAGATcgaagcagcagcaacatgtgACATGTATCCAGCTCTCTTAAACCAACTCACTTTGTGCAGCTGAGAATGAGAAGCCAGGATGGCGTCCTGCTGTTTGCAGGCGTCCTCAGCCTGGTGGTAGTTGAGCTTATAGCGCCCCTCACGGGGGTAGTAGGGAAAGACCACTCCTACAGGTGACAGAAGCAAACCTACCGTTGAGTGGAAGCTGTAACATTTTGAGTTTTCAACTTCCCAATGCTTAATGTCGCGTAACAGCTAGCTGAGCGTTACATTTATCAGAGCTCCAGCAGAAGCTGACCTTCTAAGTCAAGGTTGACAAATCCTGTATCGTCCTCCATGTCATTTGTGACCTCACACTCGTATCGGCCATAGTCTTCCAGTGTGACATTTTGGATGATCACTGAGGCGTCGCCGGGTCCTGCCTGCTCCAAAAACACACGGCCTCGGTACGATCCGTAAACACGCTGCTGCCTGCAGACATTTGATACACACTAGTGGCCCTTAAAAACAGGTGCAGTAAGCAAAGTATTTAAGAATGCACACTTCATTTTATGTAACAGTGTTTCTAATTAATCCATGACAGTACTTCCCAGATGGCTTTTTGataatatatacattatatcAGTGAAATCAAATTAATCCATCAAATCCACCATTGCTGAAAATCCATCAAAACAACAGCTAAAGATGGTTTGACTAAATGACAAAGATGCAGAATTAACCTTCCGAGTGCCACAAAGACATCTTCAAACTGCAGGGCATCCGTCACTTTGGTCCATTTGATCCGAATGCGAGCAGGGTCTGTGCTCTCGGGCTCATGATGGAATCTGCAGGGCAGAGTGATGGAGCCACCACGATGCGTCACCACTTTCCCAGGAGCTGTCTGCACTATCACTGCTCCGGTGTCATCCTCTGAAGGAACGAAGAGAGgatgcatttattatttattaccttTTTATTGCTGAAATCACAAACGGCCTGATGATACTTTACTTATACTTGAATGAAAAGTGGTAAATATAACTGGACGAACAGGGAATTTTCCCATTACCATACAAATATGTGCAGTCAAGCCCTTGTTCTGTTGTCTGAAATCGCCCTTGACGCAGATAAGAGTTGTAACTGTAATATTAAAATTCAgtctttgattttctttgtgaGGCTCGTCACATTTAGACGCTTCCAGAACCAAATCTCCATCAGCTGACAAAGTGTGCGCCGTTTTCTTGTAACATCACATTAGTGCCCCAACAGCTcagcatttcaacatgtttccattgaaagcaTCAGTGTGCAACCCCTCTGCCCGGATCCATCTTCACATTGCCCATTCCACCATGTTAACCTCAACCTCTGCAGAGTGTGATTCACCAAAATGACCCAAGACTAATGGTGACCCCAGTGCTACTTGTACAAATGGCCAATAACAAGACCTACTTTGCATTTTTGGCAGACATTATCTCAGACCCTGTTCGAGAGTCTGAGAAGCAGAAGTGTGTGCCTTGGCAACCAAACAGTATGTATCCAACAAGAGCgttgtaaacatttaaaacatttaatgagcGGCTGCGAGAGGTTTCTGCTATGTTGTGACCAGATAAAGGCACCTACAATTATCCATGCCAGCCAGCAATTAGTCCTGTCACTGCTTACGGCTCTCTGGAAAGTTGTTTATAACCATCGGCCATGAAAGCGCCAAAGTGCCATTTAATCAAAACTTAAAGAACATCATTTCCTGACACTGAAGGCTGTGCGGCAACATGCTGATTTTCTGAGACAAACAACGTACACGGACACCCCTGAGACAGAAAGTGAATGCAACTATTTTGCAGATGGGGGAACAGTTTCTGCTCATATTTCTTATGCCACAAAATATCTGTAAAGCGCTACTTTCATTTGGGTATGCTTTGTTTCTATTTAGTCACTACGTCTCTACGTATGGAACACAATGGCAACTGAACCCATGGCCCACTATGtctttgtgtatttacattACTTCAAACTTGGCGTCTATGGCAACTTTTCTGCAAGAAAGATAATTTGCCATCAAACAATAGCGATTGGGTTCAGAGACTGCGACTAATGCAACCCAAATGTTTCGCACCTTCACACAGACATTTAACCTTCTACTGTTGACTTTTCTTATGAAGTTGTTTAACCATGAGCTTAGCACTCacagctgatcagtgtgaaATATTGCAGGGACTAATGGAAGTAAAAGGAGCAgtcacagtgagctgttagatgaggagctgcaaAAGTATTAAACCACTAACTACCAGTGTTTCCAAATCGACCAGAACAGAAATGTTTGagccattttatttaaaaaatataaacaaacatataaTGTTGAGGTAATCACATGTgatatataatattatacatAATATAAGATACAATATCAACAAATACAATCTTCTACTGGAGGAACAAATGCCTCTGTTTTGATCTCAACATTGCAGATAACGTGTCTCCTGCAGTCAATACATGAATCCCTGCTGCGGTTTATTTTCTTATCAGGTAAAATTAATCACAGCTCGAAGGTGAGGGGTGTTTGACGGCATAATAACGGATCTGAGATAGTACAAAATGGAAAGCTTTTGCTCGTGAAGACTCTCAATGTTAAATCAAGAAAGAAATGCTCAAGGTAACTTTGTTTGTACAACTCAATGTCACACAAAACGAATTGAATCTCAGTGACCTAGAAATACAGTGCATAATGACTGAGTGTTCCAAATGtgggatatacagtatattcatgtaactttaaaaacacatcgAGTGTGAGGCCTTTCTTTCCGTACTGTGGAGACCTCTGGATACTTTAACAAGTTTTAATGGTTGCTGCAATATACTTCATACATTACATACACTGAGGCGAGGCTGGAGAGGCTATTGAAAATATCCAGCCTTTCAGCAGTCTCACCATTATGGGTTGCCTAACCGTTCTGAGGTACATTCAGACTCCTCATTCTGCACAGTGGCAGTTGTTAGATTCATGAAAGTGTAAGATGTCCTTACCGAGAACATGCACCACTTTTCTTCTGCCCTTCTCTGTGTCCGCCGGCAGGGAAGACACTGAGAGGGCCAAGGTCAGGATGAAGACCACAATGGATATTTTCCCAAAAATCAGAGGCCGAGGCTGCTTTGAGGACTGCAGGAAAGGACAGATCACAAAGAACGCCGATGGAGAAACTTGAAAAACTGAACAGTAATGTTCCAAGGGCAAACAAGACCTACAGTAAAAAGTCATGATGTAGTCGAGCAGTAGTTGGATACCAAGAACTTGTCTTGGTATTATTGAAATTCTAGCAAGTCTTGTTGTGAGTTCATGTGACgtccacgcacacacaaaaaataataattagaactTAAAATGACAATGCGAGCTAAAATCTTGATACACTATTTTCTGAGTTTTTCTGacatcagaaaaacacaggagCCTGGATGCAGGCCACTGAGTATCACCGCTAAAAAGGGACATCTGCTTTGCATGTGTACGTTGTTCACTTgttaaagaaaaggagagaagcCAGAGGATTTTGCAGCAGTAAGGACAAACTCAGTGTTCACTGTATCTTTTGGTTCCATTCAATATTATCCATGAAATGTAGCAAAGAGTTTAGCATCCTTAAATACAATCAAATGACCAAATGATGAAATCCGGGCTTAATGAATAGCCTTTACACATATCTTCACATACACTTTTTATATCCATGTGCTTCTTCTAAGAGCAAAACATGACATGAAGAAAACTTCTGCTTCAATGTCTCTGCAACTAGGTACACTTAACAGAAACATAACGAAAAATTGTAACACATGTAACACCAACCTAAACTTGGTTGTTATATGCTGTTATAATGTCATGCATTTCCATAATGTACAGGGATTTTTGATTCgatacagacattttaattaaaataatatttcaaacaTATGTACATATTTGAAATTATACTGTATGCGCTGGCGCCCCTGACCcatttcttttgctttcattgtcacacaaaaagcagcaacatCTAGCGCAAAAAGTTCATCATAAGTTTATCGTGGAAGTGACAAAAATGTTGTTCCTTGAACGGTCACTTGACACTAGCTCCATTTTTAGATATGACTTACCTATTCCAGCTTAAAAGCATTCAAGGACACCCAGGTTGGAAAACCAATTTGCACTTGATAGGCCATTACTGAATGTGCACTGTAATGGCTTAGAAATTAGCCTCACACTGTAATCACATAAAGTACATACAGTAATTTACCCCATGCTACTTGATCTAAATCCACATCTCTTTACTGCATTTCGGCTTTTAGTCACGATGCACATCATCCAAAGAATTTCTATGCCGGGTGATAAAAAGCTGTGCTGTAAAGCAcggaaatgaaaatgattacTGCAGCTTTCTCAAGAATAGAAGGTTAGCTGAATCTGAAAGCTGGCTGCGTGGGTTTGAAGAAAGCCATGGGAAGAGACGAAATAGTCCTGAAAGGACAGTCCTAACTTGAAGCTTGTTTTGGCACTTTTTATTAAAGTGTCTGCAGAAAGAACTGGAAGTATTAGAGAAGTTTGGGTCTTGGATCAGCAGAGACCAGTTAGCAAACAAAGGACTGTGTGCCGACATGAGCGACGACAAATGTTCACAATTAACTGAAGGACAATAACAAACCTGGGGTCTTGTGTTCTTTGTACGTACTCTTTAAACGTTGTTATTTACAGCGTTCCCTGGCAGGGaccaacaaagaaaacaccGTTCCTCCTTGATGTTGCTGCTTATTCTTGTGAAGGGCTCATTATACTCTAGCCGAGTGTGTAATGGATGCACAGAGCCCTACAGATGCAGATGTATATTTTAACCCAGCGCGTGACACTAACAGCGCTGTATCGCATAAACCAGTGATCACCCGAGGCTGTTTTTCAATTCCTTCATTATCAGTGGGACAAAAAAcgtcacaacaacaaaacagtgaaCTGTGTGCGCTGCTCCCGCATGCGCTGCCAGAGGTCTGCACTGTCAGCGTCACCTGTGCCTGTGAATAATCACCTGCTATGAAATAGCACTGCTGCAGTACATAAAGTCTGAACATGAGAACAGGCCCCAGTGAAGCGGCTGTTTTACATGCACATTACACACTACAAACAGTCCTGCTGCATCATTCCTCTCAAGGTTATTCCAGTAATCATCCCTGCAGTTGCATGCTCACGCTGCACAGAGAGCTGCGGAGCCACGGTATCAGAGCACAGAAGTGATTTGAACTTACCATGGCTAATACAACAGGATTAATGGCTGGACGAAGCAAATGTGAAGCGTTGAACTCCTCCGCCAGGGTGAACGTTGTCCTGCAGCAGCACtcacctctctctccccctctctgtctgtgctcCCAGTCCCATCGCTGTTCTCTCGCACTGCAGGGGAACCACCGCTGTTTGTGGGTCCCGCAGTCCTCCAGTGACGCAGCACATATTTGACTCTGCACCGTGTGTGGATTACTCTTCCTGAAATTCATTAGTGCCACGTATTTGCTCCACTGTCTCACACACCTTCAGTTATTTCAGTGAGGCGCAACAATACAGTGGTGCTACTGGAGAACAATCAAAACATTGGAGACTTTATGGAAGTGTTGCAAATTAAgacttgttatttttgttttaaatatatatatatatatatatatatatatatatatatatatatatatatatatatatatatatatatatatatatatatatagatagatatgtGTACAATCTATCAAAGATTTTgagaccccctgcagtacctccgagGACCCCCTAGGgatcacggaccccctgttgaaaacctatggtGTAATGGGTTCACTAACTTGGGAGATGAAGACTGGACAACTGGACTTGCTGAATATGTCAGATGCCAGGTCCAGGCCTTCTCCAACTGCTGTGAACAATAAGACAGAGCTTGGAGTGTGTCAGAAAATAGTTAACGAGCTCTCGTGAAAGCCTGGGGTTTCTGCCTTCTTgtccatttatttaattttgtttataTGGCAGTTATCAAACTGTGGAAAGGCAGGTTCAGGATTTCCCAGAGACCTAAAAACATCTTGCTCTTTACCCGCCAATGGAACAAAGAGTTTAAGGGTTCAAGTGACACTAAAGACTCTCTGTGAATGCCAATCTCAAAGATCTCCTTTTCATTCTCTTTGTAAGCACCTATGGCAATAAGTGCTAATTGAAGAGGTGCTTGAACTTCCCTTGTATGTCATTAAAGGCCATTCATCAATTCAAGTACGCAATTAACGCGCAATTTTTAGTAGACTTCCAGTACGCACTTGATGGTTCTGGCTTGACAAGTTTGACTCTGAAGAACAGACGTGAGGACATAGTATGATGACTCGTGATCGTTCACTTGATAACACCATCAAAATGGATTCTGGCTGTCACAGGTCCACTCAAGTTACCACATGATGTGGAGCAGAGACACATCCAGGCATTTTACCTGTACTTTGTCACACGTGTACTTTGAATTGGAACAGTAATTGCGGAGCCAGTGATGAGGCTTCGCACGTCCACAAAAATTAATTTTGATAAGTTCAATTCaatgctacataaataaaattgaattgtcaAGGAAAAGCTCCCTTTTAACGAAAGCTTGGGCAGAACCCAGCTTatgggtagagacagaaaaactgagagatcagaggaggaacaagataaaTCTGTCATAGATACGTACCCATGACGAAAGCATACACTCTGATGGTGACACAAATACATGATGTAGCTAGTGCATGTTATGTGAGAGTttgataatgaatataaataaagccGTGAGTGCCTTTTACAGGGGAGCTAGtattcaggtaggagtggataactgcaggccatgaagactgggcaggttggaAAACCCCAACACTTGGTCCATTACCTTTGCTCAAGATCTGGGGGATGAATGTGTGTGGCTCGTCATTTTAACGTCTCCACAGGTGTTCAGCAAGAACACTGCACGTACAAGGACTTTCACACGATTTCTTCAGCGTATCATCGGCCCAGTCAATGTTTTGTTACCTCATTTGGCAACAGATAGCGACTACCAGAAAGCCACTGAAATGGAAATCTCCAGGATTTCCACTTTAAGGACTATCAGCTCAGACTAGCAAGAGTCTTCCATGAGCATCACGACAAGAAAAGAGATGCCCTTGGGATGATGGCAGCGCACAATGAGAAGAGACAGGGTCCTCAGCATGAGGCAGTGGCACTTTGTGTAACACTCACGATTTCACTGATGGCTGTATTACTGCATACTGTGCTGCTAAGATTCAAGTTGACTTGCATCGTCTTGAAGAGCAACGACATGGACCAGTCAACCACCGGGCAGCTTCTCGAGTTGCTGCAGTCCTGTGTGGCATCACTGCAGCTGCAGTTCTCAGATGTCCGGACTCTCCCTGGACAATCACAGATCTATTAGCAAGAGATGCAGCAAAACGGAgctaaagagaagaaaaacaacagtgtgcAGATAATGAAGTGATGCCTTGTTGGGGTGAGAAATTCGAGGTCAGCAACATTAATACTGACGGCTTGTTTTCAAGTCTGGGCCAACAGCTGGCTGCTTCCCAACACATTAGCAGGCAATTCGGTGTTATTAATGTGGTCTTTAATGATGTATTAGTTaaacccaaaagaaaaaaaaaaaatcctgaaaaaacTGCGTTTTATCCACAGGATTTAGACAAGGCCTGTACGTTTACTGCCCTCAGAGCAGAGTTGAGAGAGATTATCATCCTTACCAATCTATTACAAGTTGAGGAAAAGACTACGGGCTTGAAACATTTCCCCCCAATACTGTGAAAACACTCAAGATTTAGCTAAGATTACCCATCACCTTGGAGGGAGATGATTTTCTCtatgaaatgtataaaaaacgAATGAACTGAGAATAACCATGGGCTAGAAATGTCTACTTGCTGTTATTCAGCAAGATTGTTTTGGGAGGATTTAAAACCCCACCCTGTGAAAGTAAGATGAAGAAAAAGTACAAGGAAACGTGGGTGTGCAGGGGAGGTCAGGGATGATCACATGACCACAAAAGCAATGAAGCCAGCTTTAAGTGTTGgtaaacagattttaaatgatgaaaccTAATTAGCTTTATATTATCATACCTG
Coding sequences within:
- the hapln4 gene encoding hyaluronan and proteoglycan link protein 4; protein product: MSSKQPRPLIFGKISIVVFILTLALSVSSLPADTEKGRRKVVHVLEDDTGAVIVQTAPGKVVTHRGGSITLPCRFHHEPESTDPARIRIKWTKVTDALQFEDVFVALGRQQRVYGSYRGRVFLEQAGPGDASVIIQNVTLEDYGRYECEVTNDMEDDTGFVNLDLEGVVFPYYPREGRYKLNYHQAEDACKQQDAILASHSQLHKAWLDGLDWCNAGWLEDGSVQYPISHPRDQCGRKDSPAGVRNYGYRHKEDERYDAFCFTSKLNGKVYFLKRFKKVNYAEAMKACIRDGSEVAKVGQLYAAWKFQLLDRCEAGWLEDGSIRYPIVNPRSRCGGSQPGVRHLGFPDKKFRLYGVYCFRKNNDETARGTEMKKSPTESLTKKKSSNSIPMNATTAI